One genomic window of Marinobacter adhaerens HP15 includes the following:
- the hisD gene encoding histidinol dehydrogenase, whose amino-acid sequence MTAKITRLNASQSDFNDALAKLLAWDDSVDHQVNESVRHILHEVKTRGDQAVLEFTEKFDRLKVGSVAELEMDQSRLQQALDAIPQDQRVALEKAAERIRDYHERQNQKSWQYEDEDGTVLGQKVTPLDRAGLYVPGGKAAYPSSVLMNAIPAKVAGVSEVVMVVPTPDGVVNDMVLASAAIAGVDRVFTVGGAQAVGALAFGTETIPAVDKIVGPGNIFVATAKREVFGVVGIDMIAGPSEILVISDGKTDPDWIAMDLFSQAEHDEQAQSILISPDAEFLDAVEASINKLLPTMERADIIRTSMTDRAALIHVTDLKQAAEVSNRIAPEHLELSVEDPEAMLDDIRHAGAIFMGRYTAEALGDYCAGPNHVLPTSGTARFSSPLGVYDFQKRSSIIGFSAAGADRMGRVASVLARGEGLTAHARSAEYRIKD is encoded by the coding sequence ATGACCGCCAAGATCACCCGATTAAACGCTTCCCAAAGTGACTTTAATGATGCGTTGGCCAAACTTTTGGCCTGGGACGACAGCGTTGATCATCAGGTGAACGAGTCGGTGCGCCATATCCTGCATGAGGTGAAGACCCGGGGTGACCAGGCGGTTCTGGAATTTACCGAGAAATTCGATCGCCTGAAGGTTGGGTCCGTCGCCGAGTTGGAAATGGATCAAAGCCGTTTGCAGCAGGCCCTGGACGCGATTCCCCAGGACCAGCGGGTTGCCCTTGAAAAAGCGGCTGAGCGAATTCGCGACTACCACGAACGCCAGAACCAGAAGTCCTGGCAGTATGAGGACGAAGACGGAACCGTGCTCGGCCAGAAGGTAACGCCTCTGGACCGCGCGGGCTTGTACGTGCCTGGCGGCAAGGCTGCTTATCCGTCCTCCGTGCTCATGAACGCGATTCCGGCAAAGGTTGCGGGCGTCAGTGAAGTGGTGATGGTCGTTCCGACCCCGGATGGGGTTGTAAATGACATGGTGTTGGCCTCGGCAGCGATTGCCGGAGTCGACCGCGTATTCACCGTTGGCGGCGCCCAGGCCGTAGGCGCGCTGGCCTTTGGTACAGAAACCATCCCGGCGGTGGATAAAATCGTCGGCCCCGGCAATATTTTCGTTGCCACCGCCAAGCGTGAAGTGTTTGGCGTCGTCGGCATCGACATGATTGCCGGCCCGTCGGAAATTCTCGTGATCAGTGACGGAAAGACCGATCCCGACTGGATCGCCATGGATCTCTTCTCCCAGGCAGAACACGACGAACAGGCCCAGTCCATCCTGATCAGCCCGGATGCTGAATTCCTCGACGCTGTCGAAGCCAGTATCAACAAATTGCTTCCCACCATGGAGCGTGCCGACATCATCCGCACCTCCATGACTGACCGCGCCGCGTTGATCCATGTCACCGACCTGAAACAAGCCGCCGAAGTCTCCAACCGCATCGCCCCGGAACACCTGGAGCTGTCGGTTGAAGACCCAGAGGCCATGCTCGATGACATTCGCCACGCCGGCGCCATCTTTATGGGCCGCTACACCGCCGAAGCCCTGGGTGACTACTGCGCTGGTCCGAACCACGTGCTGCCCACCAGCGGCACCGCACGTTTCTCCTCACCCCTGGGCGTCTATGACTTCCAGAAGCGGTCCTCCATCATCGGCTTCAGCGCTGCCGGTGCAGACCGCATGGGTCGGGTGGCGTCGGTTCTGGCCCGTGGCGAGGGCTTAACGGCACACGCCCGGTCGGCGGAATATCGTATTAAAGATTAA
- the hisC gene encoding histidinol-phosphate transaminase — MSKFWSPLVNDLVPYVPGEQPKMANLVKLNTNENPFGPSPKVIEAIQAELNDGLRLYPDPEGESLRETIAAYHKITPEQIFLGNGSDEVLAHIFFGLFQHGEPILFPDITYSFYPVYCGLYNIESKKVPLTESFEINPEDFKQPNGGVIFPNPNAPTGRYLELQYVEEILAANPNRVVVVDEAYIDFGGESAITLVDKYPNLLVSQTLSKARSLAGLRVGFAVGHPDLIEALNRVKNSFNSYPLDRLALAGAKAAYEDEAWFRKCCDGVISERERVTAVLEGLGFEVLPSKANFIFARHKEQPGEVLAKGLREQGIIVRHFNKPRISEFLRITIGTVEQNDALIARLESL; from the coding sequence ATGAGCAAATTCTGGAGCCCCCTGGTAAACGACCTGGTTCCATACGTCCCAGGCGAACAGCCAAAAATGGCCAACCTGGTGAAGCTGAACACTAACGAAAACCCCTTCGGCCCCTCACCAAAAGTCATCGAAGCCATCCAGGCCGAACTGAACGACGGCTTGCGCCTCTATCCCGATCCGGAAGGCGAAAGCCTGCGCGAGACCATTGCGGCTTACCACAAGATAACGCCGGAACAGATCTTCCTCGGCAACGGCTCCGATGAAGTCCTCGCACACATCTTCTTCGGTTTGTTCCAGCACGGCGAACCGATCCTGTTTCCGGACATCACCTACAGCTTCTATCCGGTTTACTGTGGCCTCTATAACATCGAGAGCAAAAAGGTACCGCTGACAGAAAGCTTTGAAATCAACCCGGAGGACTTCAAACAACCCAACGGCGGCGTGATTTTCCCGAATCCGAACGCGCCAACCGGTCGGTATCTCGAGTTGCAGTATGTTGAAGAGATCCTGGCGGCCAACCCGAACCGCGTCGTGGTGGTGGATGAGGCCTACATTGATTTCGGCGGCGAGTCGGCAATCACCCTGGTCGACAAATACCCGAACCTGCTGGTCTCCCAGACGCTCTCCAAGGCGCGTTCACTGGCTGGATTGCGCGTAGGCTTCGCCGTTGGCCATCCGGACCTGATCGAGGCTCTGAACCGGGTGAAGAACAGCTTCAACAGCTACCCGCTGGACCGCTTGGCCCTGGCCGGTGCGAAAGCAGCCTACGAGGATGAGGCCTGGTTCCGGAAGTGCTGCGATGGCGTGATCTCCGAGCGGGAGCGCGTAACGGCCGTTCTCGAGGGGCTGGGTTTTGAAGTGTTACCCTCAAAGGCAAACTTTATCTTTGCCCGTCATAAAGAGCAGCCGGGTGAGGTTTTGGCGAAAGGTCTTCGTGAGCAGGGCATCATCGTTCGGCACTTCAACAAGCCCCGAATCAGCGAGTTCCTGCGCATCACCATCGGCACTGTTGAGCAGAACGATGCTTTGATTGCTCGGCTCGAATCACTCTAG
- a CDS encoding YhcB family protein: protein MTNLILAAIAALVVGIVIGVFVGRSGQGTSLRQRRAEQQIEELRSEYTRYQAQVNEHFMESAHLLRRFNDAYRDVNQHMARGANRLCNDEDWMEELAQETSKKRLEEVREDASEPPRDYAPKTDPKDSGTLAEDFGLKKGDKAQQA, encoded by the coding sequence ATGACAAACCTGATTCTGGCAGCGATTGCCGCATTGGTTGTTGGCATTGTCATCGGGGTATTTGTTGGCCGTTCCGGGCAGGGAACGTCGCTTCGGCAGCGCCGGGCGGAACAGCAGATTGAGGAACTGAGAAGCGAATATACCCGCTACCAGGCCCAGGTGAACGAGCATTTCATGGAGTCGGCCCATTTGCTGCGCCGCTTCAACGATGCCTACCGCGATGTGAACCAGCATATGGCACGAGGCGCCAACCGTCTTTGCAATGACGAGGACTGGATGGAGGAGTTGGCGCAGGAGACTTCCAAGAAGCGCCTGGAAGAGGTTCGCGAGGACGCTTCCGAGCCGCCGCGGGATTACGCGCCCAAGACAGATCCCAAGGATTCCGGCACGCTTGCCGAGGACTTTGGGCTCAAGAAGGGTGATAAGGCTCAGCAGGCCTGA
- a CDS encoding Nif3-like dinuclear metal center hexameric protein — MAERNDILKKIGEWLQPENFQDYCPNGLQVEGTSDIKTVISGVTASKALIEAAIEANADMILVHHGYFWKGEDQRIQGMKRERLKQLLDNDINLVAYHLPLDDHPEYGNNRQLADVLNIKNPRPLGGLVWEGELEEAMSPEKFGLHIARQLHREPLWVGDGPAAIKRVGWCTGAAQGFINTAMDAGLDAYISGEISEPTTHTARECGIHYYAAGHHATERYGVQALGKALVEEFGVTHKFIDCDNPV, encoded by the coding sequence ATGGCTGAACGAAACGACATCCTTAAGAAAATCGGCGAATGGCTGCAGCCAGAGAATTTCCAGGATTACTGTCCCAATGGCCTGCAGGTTGAGGGCACGTCGGACATTAAAACCGTCATCTCCGGTGTGACGGCCTCAAAGGCTTTGATCGAAGCCGCCATTGAAGCAAACGCCGATATGATCCTGGTTCACCACGGCTACTTCTGGAAAGGTGAGGACCAGCGAATCCAGGGCATGAAACGAGAACGCTTGAAACAGCTTCTCGACAACGATATCAATCTTGTCGCCTACCACCTCCCGCTGGATGACCATCCCGAATACGGCAACAACCGTCAGCTGGCGGACGTTCTCAATATCAAGAATCCACGCCCGCTCGGCGGTCTGGTCTGGGAGGGTGAGCTGGAAGAAGCGATGTCTCCAGAGAAATTCGGTCTTCACATCGCCAGACAGCTACATCGCGAGCCGCTCTGGGTTGGCGACGGTCCGGCTGCGATCAAGCGGGTAGGTTGGTGCACCGGCGCTGCTCAGGGGTTTATTAACACTGCTATGGACGCTGGCCTCGATGCCTACATCAGCGGTGAAATCTCCGAGCCGACGACGCACACGGCAAGGGAGTGCGGCATTCATTATTACGCTGCCGGACACCACGCGACCGAACGCTACGGCGTTCAGGCTCTCGGAAAAGCGCTAGTGGAGGAGTTTGGGGTAACCCACAAATTCATTGATTGTGACAACCCGGTCTGA
- a CDS encoding thiolase family protein — MSTDNVVIVSGVRTPMGGFQGSLASVSATDLGAITIAEAVRRAGLQPADVQEVIMGNVLPAGLKQGPARQAMRKAGLPDHTGATTINKLCGSGMKAAMFAHDLIKAGSNDIMVAGGMESMSNAPYILQGVRSGYRMGPGQAPQDHMFLDGLEDAETGRLMGAFAQEMADKKGYTREEMDEYAITSLTRAKKAIEEGLLKDEIIPVTVKSRKGEVVVEDDEQPHNANIDKIPSLRPAFAKDGTVTAANASSISDGASALLLMRESEAEKRGLKPLARIVGHSTQSQHPSEFTCAPVGAIETLFGKTGWSKDDVDLFEINEAFAMVAMMPIRELGLDPEKVNIHGGACAQGHPVGSTGSRLLVTLMYALQRYGKKKGIAALCIGGGEATAMAIEML, encoded by the coding sequence ATGAGCACAGACAACGTCGTTATCGTGAGCGGGGTTCGTACCCCCATGGGTGGATTCCAGGGTAGCCTGGCCAGTGTCAGCGCAACCGATCTTGGAGCGATCACCATCGCCGAGGCCGTAAGACGCGCTGGTCTGCAGCCTGCGGACGTGCAGGAAGTCATTATGGGCAACGTCCTGCCTGCCGGCCTAAAACAGGGCCCGGCGCGCCAGGCCATGCGCAAGGCCGGTCTTCCGGATCACACTGGGGCTACCACCATCAATAAACTCTGCGGCTCCGGCATGAAAGCCGCCATGTTCGCCCACGATCTGATCAAAGCCGGCAGCAACGACATCATGGTTGCCGGTGGTATGGAAAGCATGTCCAACGCTCCCTACATCCTGCAGGGTGTTCGCAGCGGCTACCGCATGGGCCCGGGCCAGGCCCCCCAGGATCATATGTTCCTGGACGGCCTCGAAGACGCCGAAACCGGTCGCCTGATGGGTGCCTTTGCCCAGGAAATGGCGGACAAGAAAGGCTACACCCGGGAAGAAATGGATGAATACGCCATCACCTCCCTCACGCGAGCCAAGAAAGCCATTGAGGAAGGCCTGCTGAAAGACGAGATCATTCCGGTAACCGTGAAAAGCCGAAAAGGCGAGGTGGTCGTTGAGGATGACGAGCAGCCCCATAACGCCAACATCGACAAGATCCCGAGCCTCCGCCCGGCCTTCGCCAAAGATGGCACCGTCACAGCGGCAAACGCCTCTTCGATCTCAGACGGGGCTTCTGCGTTGCTGCTGATGCGCGAGTCCGAGGCTGAAAAACGCGGCCTCAAACCCCTGGCCCGCATCGTCGGCCACAGCACCCAGTCCCAGCATCCGTCCGAGTTCACCTGCGCCCCGGTTGGCGCCATCGAAACCCTGTTCGGCAAAACCGGTTGGAGCAAAGACGACGTCGATCTCTTCGAGATCAACGAAGCCTTCGCCATGGTCGCCATGATGCCGATCCGTGAACTCGGGCTCGACCCCGAAAAAGTCAACATCCACGGCGGCGCCTGCGCCCAGGGTCACCCCGTCGGTTCCACCGGCTCCCGCCTGCTGGTCACCCTCATGTACGCTCTTCAGCGTTACGGCAAAAAGAAGGGCATTGCAGCTCTTTGCATCGGTGGCGGCGAGGCTACGGCCATGGCTATTGAGATGCTCTAA
- the zapE gene encoding cell division protein ZapE produces the protein MTPWQRYQKDLERPDFQKDSAQEDAVKRLQSLYDKLVEAERDRSKPKAKLFRKLKKGKEEPVKGLYFWGGVGRGKTYLMDTFYESLPFDRKMRVHFHRFMQRVHSELKSLKGEKNPLELVSKKFADETRVICFDEFFVSDIGDAMILATLMDGLFSRGVTLVCTSNIVPDGLYKDGLQRARFLPAIELVKKHTDVVNVDGGVDYRLRTLEQAELFHSPLDEDADVSLRKSFDALAVEAGKHSKTMEINGRKIPAQAHADDVVWFDFKDVCDGPRSQNDYIEMARQFHAIIVSNVPVLGKEKDDQARRFINMIDEFYDRNVKVIISAAAPITELYTGGRLGFEFERTESRLLEMQSREYLEAPHKP, from the coding sequence ATGACCCCTTGGCAACGTTACCAGAAGGATCTTGAACGCCCGGATTTCCAGAAGGACTCGGCCCAGGAAGATGCGGTCAAGCGCCTTCAGTCACTGTACGACAAACTGGTTGAAGCCGAAAGGGATCGCAGCAAGCCCAAGGCCAAACTTTTCCGCAAGCTCAAAAAAGGCAAGGAAGAGCCGGTCAAGGGCCTGTATTTCTGGGGTGGGGTAGGCCGCGGCAAAACCTACCTCATGGACACTTTTTACGAGTCGCTGCCTTTTGATCGCAAGATGCGGGTTCACTTCCACCGCTTCATGCAGCGTGTCCACAGCGAACTCAAATCGCTCAAGGGCGAGAAAAACCCTTTGGAGCTGGTGTCCAAGAAGTTTGCCGATGAAACTCGCGTTATCTGTTTCGACGAGTTTTTTGTGTCCGACATTGGCGACGCCATGATCCTCGCCACTCTCATGGATGGTTTATTCAGTCGCGGCGTCACCCTGGTGTGTACCTCCAACATCGTCCCGGATGGTCTCTACAAGGATGGTCTCCAGCGCGCCCGGTTCCTGCCCGCTATTGAACTCGTCAAAAAGCACACCGATGTGGTCAACGTTGATGGCGGCGTGGACTACCGGTTGCGGACTCTCGAGCAGGCGGAGCTGTTCCATTCGCCTCTCGATGAAGATGCGGATGTCAGCCTGCGAAAAAGTTTCGATGCTTTGGCGGTTGAGGCCGGAAAACACAGCAAAACGATGGAAATCAATGGCCGTAAAATTCCGGCCCAGGCGCACGCAGACGATGTGGTCTGGTTCGATTTCAAAGACGTCTGCGACGGCCCACGAAGCCAGAACGATTACATCGAGATGGCCAGGCAGTTCCACGCCATCATCGTCAGCAACGTGCCCGTTCTGGGCAAAGAAAAAGACGATCAGGCGCGCCGGTTCATTAACATGATTGACGAATTTTACGACCGCAACGTTAAAGTCATCATCTCGGCGGCGGCACCTATCACCGAGCTTTACACCGGCGGCCGCCTCGGCTTCGAATTCGAGCGCACCGAATCCCGACTGCTGGAAATGCAGTCCCGGGAATACCTCGAAGCACCGCACAAACCATAA